From Neobacillus sp. PS2-9, the proteins below share one genomic window:
- a CDS encoding sigma-54-dependent Fis family transcriptional regulator has product MQNVMIVGAGKGGTAILKILKESEVLRVAVVIDRNEDAPGILLAKKEGIQTGTSWKPFITENIDIIIEVTGNDAVFQELRDTKNKKTVLIPGSVAFLVSQLMEEKEELVQKHQNESYQQELIFNATNDGMLVIDNHGKVILFNKRAEEIMGVKKDQAIGKNVVDVIPTTRLPLILESRRIEANQEMVLSNERKIITTRIPIIEENGTLIGAFAVFKDITEVVNLAEEITDLKEIQTMLQAIIHSSDDAISVVDENGRGILINPAYTRITGLTQEQVIGKPATADISEGESMHMKVLQTRRAVRGTPMRVGPNKREVIVNVAPIIVKGKLKGSVGVIHDMSEIKSLNRELNRARQLIRKLEAKYTFEDIIGHSEEMMLAIEQAKLGAKTPATVLLRGESGTGKELFAHAIHNASDRKYNKFIRVNCAAISETLLESELFGYEEGAFSGAVRGGKKGFFEEANNGSIFLDEIGELSANTQAKLLRVLQENEITRVGGTKPISINVRVIAATNVNLEKGIASGSFREDLYYRLNRMPIHIPPLRKRKKEIPVLCARLILKINRDYGRNVEGVTPAALFQLMGYDWPGNVRELENILGRAIIFMKYNETLIDVHHLPELQNKKGTVHSQTNSKESFTLGQSLSDLLEDYEAKIIQQTLTRLNGNKTVTAKTLGLSVRNLYYKLDKYNIEKNSMQ; this is encoded by the coding sequence ATGCAAAACGTGATGATTGTTGGCGCTGGAAAAGGCGGTACTGCAATCTTAAAAATTCTGAAAGAATCTGAGGTGCTAAGGGTTGCAGTAGTAATTGACCGTAACGAGGATGCACCGGGCATTTTATTAGCCAAAAAAGAGGGCATTCAAACAGGGACAAGCTGGAAGCCTTTTATAACAGAGAATATAGATATAATTATCGAAGTGACGGGAAATGACGCGGTCTTTCAAGAGTTAAGAGATACAAAGAATAAGAAGACAGTATTGATTCCGGGGAGCGTGGCTTTCCTAGTTTCACAGCTTATGGAAGAAAAAGAAGAATTGGTGCAAAAACACCAAAATGAATCTTATCAACAGGAATTGATTTTCAATGCAACGAACGATGGGATGCTTGTAATTGATAATCATGGAAAAGTCATTTTGTTTAACAAGCGTGCTGAAGAAATAATGGGGGTGAAGAAAGATCAGGCAATTGGCAAGAACGTAGTGGATGTAATCCCTACAACTCGCCTCCCTTTGATTCTTGAGAGTAGGAGAATAGAGGCAAACCAGGAAATGGTGTTAAGTAATGAAAGAAAAATTATTACGACACGTATTCCAATTATTGAAGAAAATGGAACATTAATAGGGGCTTTCGCTGTTTTTAAAGATATAACTGAGGTGGTTAATCTAGCGGAAGAAATCACTGATTTAAAGGAAATTCAAACAATGCTTCAAGCTATTATTCACTCTAGTGACGATGCCATTTCCGTTGTTGATGAAAATGGACGAGGTATCCTGATCAATCCTGCTTACACTCGTATTACCGGACTAACACAAGAGCAAGTAATTGGTAAACCTGCGACTGCAGATATTTCTGAAGGAGAAAGTATGCATATGAAGGTACTTCAAACCAGAAGAGCGGTCCGTGGTACCCCAATGAGAGTTGGCCCAAATAAACGAGAAGTGATTGTAAACGTTGCACCAATTATTGTTAAGGGAAAATTAAAGGGCAGCGTTGGGGTTATCCATGACATGTCTGAAATTAAATCTCTGAATCGGGAATTAAATCGTGCTAGACAGTTGATTCGTAAATTGGAGGCAAAATATACCTTCGAGGATATTATCGGTCATTCAGAAGAAATGATGCTGGCGATTGAGCAAGCGAAGCTTGGAGCGAAAACACCTGCAACAGTCCTCCTTAGAGGAGAGTCAGGGACAGGGAAAGAATTATTCGCCCATGCTATACATAATGCGAGTGATCGAAAATACAACAAGTTTATTCGTGTGAACTGTGCTGCCATTTCTGAAACGTTATTGGAGAGCGAGTTATTTGGTTATGAAGAAGGTGCTTTTTCTGGGGCGGTAAGAGGTGGAAAAAAAGGCTTTTTTGAAGAAGCGAATAATGGAAGTATTTTTCTTGATGAAATTGGTGAGCTTTCTGCCAATACACAAGCAAAGCTGTTAAGGGTACTGCAGGAAAATGAAATTACTCGTGTAGGTGGAACGAAGCCTATTTCTATTAATGTCAGAGTCATTGCGGCCACCAATGTTAATTTAGAAAAAGGTATTGCCAGTGGTTCCTTTAGGGAAGACTTATACTATCGTTTGAATCGAATGCCTATTCATATTCCGCCGTTAAGAAAACGAAAGAAAGAAATTCCTGTTCTCTGTGCGAGGTTAATTTTAAAAATTAATCGTGATTATGGTAGGAATGTTGAAGGAGTTACTCCTGCAGCGTTATTTCAGTTAATGGGATATGATTGGCCAGGGAATGTTCGGGAATTAGAAAATATACTTGGCAGAGCTATTATTTTTATGAAATACAATGAGACATTAATTGATGTACATCATTTACCTGAATTACAAAATAAAAAAGGTACGGTCCACTCCCAAACAAATTCTAAAGAATCTTTCACATTAGGACAATCCTTATCGGATCTATTAGAGGATTATGAGGCGAAGATTATCCAACAAACACTTACCCGATTAAATGGCAATAAAACCGTAACGGCAAAAACGTTAGGTTTATCAGTAAGGAATTTATATTACAAGCTTGATAAATACAATATTGAAAAAAATAGCATGCAATAA
- the yqiS gene encoding phosphate butyryltransferase, protein MLLDSLIEKATREGTNTVAVAAAEDVEVIEAILDAVNRNLARFILFGDQNKIKSLLEMKKYDDRGNNSLKIVHTNSTMDSAALAVKAVFQKEADVLMKGNLPTNFILKAVLNKEFGLRTGNVLSHVAFFEIPGYERFTIVTDAAMNIAPDLQQKAQIINNAVSLAKCIGIETPKVAPLAAVEVVNPAMQATVDAASLTMMNKRGQIPGCIVDGPLALDNAVSVSAAEHKGIQSEVAGHADILLVPTIEVGNVLYKSLIYFAKAKVGAVIAGAKAPIVLTSRADSAESKLYSLALALCCVAK, encoded by the coding sequence TTGTTGCTAGACTCATTAATTGAAAAAGCAACCCGGGAAGGCACTAATACGGTTGCAGTTGCTGCCGCAGAGGATGTAGAGGTTATTGAAGCAATTTTAGATGCAGTCAATCGAAACCTCGCTCGTTTTATCCTGTTCGGCGACCAAAATAAAATAAAATCTTTACTAGAAATGAAAAAGTATGATGATCGGGGAAATAACTCGTTAAAAATCGTTCATACAAATTCAACAATGGATTCAGCTGCATTAGCTGTTAAGGCTGTCTTTCAAAAAGAAGCCGATGTTTTGATGAAAGGGAATCTCCCTACTAATTTCATTTTAAAAGCTGTCTTAAATAAGGAATTTGGTTTGAGAACGGGAAATGTGCTATCACATGTTGCTTTTTTTGAGATTCCAGGATATGAGCGGTTTACCATTGTTACCGATGCTGCTATGAATATTGCACCTGATCTCCAACAAAAAGCACAAATTATTAATAACGCTGTTTCTTTAGCAAAATGTATAGGAATTGAAACACCAAAGGTTGCTCCATTAGCTGCTGTAGAAGTGGTAAATCCAGCGATGCAGGCAACAGTTGACGCAGCCTCACTAACCATGATGAATAAGCGTGGTCAAATTCCTGGCTGCATCGTTGATGGCCCTCTTGCCTTAGATAATGCAGTTTCGGTTTCAGCGGCAGAACATAAAGGAATCCAGAGTGAAGTTGCCGGCCACGCTGATATTCTGTTGGTTCCGACAATTGAGGTTGGTAATGTATTATATAAATCATTAATTTATTTTGCTAAAGCGAAGGTGGGGGCTGTTATTGCTGGGGCTAAGGCGCCAATTGTTTTAACATCACGAGCAGACTCAGCAGAAAGTAAGCTTTATTCACTCGCATTAGCGTTATGTTGTGTTGCAAAATAG
- the buk gene encoding butyrate kinase has translation MLDKEYRILIINPGSTSTKIGVFDNEVSIFEKTIRHDAEEIISYTNIIDQYEFRKNTILETLDKEGINISKLSAVCGRGGLLRPIEGGTYAVNDRMLEDLRAGFSGQHASNLGGIIAYEIASGLNIPSFIVDPVVVDELDQIARISGFSLIERKSIFHALNQKAVARRVAKDLGKKYTDLNLIVTHMGGGITVGIHKQGRVVDVNNGLHGDGPFSPERAGTVPAGDLVALCFSGEHYREEIMKKLVGQGGLVGYLGTNDAIKVEQRIEAGDQEAKLVYDAMAYQVAKEIGAASAVLSGKVDAIILTGGLAYGKGFVKSITDRINWIADVIVQPGENELQALAEGALRVLRGEEEVKTYPENFSTAKI, from the coding sequence GTGCTAGATAAAGAATATCGAATTCTCATCATCAACCCAGGCTCAACATCCACTAAGATCGGAGTCTTCGATAACGAAGTTTCAATTTTTGAAAAAACCATTCGTCATGATGCAGAAGAAATTATTTCCTATACTAATATTATTGATCAATATGAATTTAGAAAAAATACGATTTTGGAAACACTGGATAAAGAAGGAATAAATATCTCTAAATTATCCGCCGTTTGCGGTCGTGGTGGATTGCTTCGCCCTATTGAAGGGGGCACCTATGCTGTTAATGATCGAATGCTTGAAGACCTGCGGGCTGGTTTTTCAGGTCAGCATGCATCAAACTTGGGTGGAATTATTGCCTATGAAATTGCATCAGGATTAAATATTCCATCCTTTATTGTAGATCCTGTCGTTGTAGATGAACTCGATCAGATTGCTAGAATTTCCGGCTTCTCATTGATTGAAAGAAAGAGTATTTTTCATGCGTTAAATCAAAAAGCAGTCGCTCGAAGAGTAGCAAAGGATCTTGGGAAAAAGTACACAGATTTGAACTTAATAGTTACCCATATGGGAGGCGGTATCACCGTTGGTATACATAAACAGGGGAGAGTAGTTGATGTGAACAACGGTCTACACGGGGATGGGCCATTTAGTCCTGAACGTGCCGGAACAGTGCCTGCAGGTGATTTAGTTGCCCTTTGTTTCTCAGGAGAACATTATCGTGAAGAGATAATGAAAAAACTTGTTGGGCAGGGTGGCTTAGTAGGTTACCTTGGAACAAACGATGCCATAAAAGTAGAACAGCGAATTGAAGCTGGAGACCAAGAGGCGAAGCTGGTTTATGATGCTATGGCCTATCAAGTGGCAAAAGAGATTGGTGCCGCAAGTGCAGTACTATCAGGAAAAGTAGATGCAATTATTTTAACGGGCGGTCTTGCATATGGAAAAGGCTTTGTGAAATCTATCACCGATCGGATTAATTGGATTGCGGACGTCATTGTCCAACCAGGTGAGAATGAACTCCAAGCGCTTGCAGAAGGAGCCCTTCGAGTCCTTCGCGGAGAAGAAGAAGTGAAAACGTACCCAGAAAATTTTTCAACAGCAAAAATCTAG
- the bcd gene encoding branched-chain amino acid dehydrogenase, with amino-acid sequence MEIFKYLETYDYEQVVFCQDKQSGLKAIIAIHDTTLGPALGGTRMWTYESEDAAIEDALRLAKGMTYKNAAAGLNLGGGKTVIIGDPRKDKNEEMFRAFGRYIQGLNGRYITAEDVGTTVADMDLIHEETDYVTGISPAFGSSGNPSPVTAYGVYRGMKAAAKAAFDSDSLEGKVIAVQGVGNVAYNLCRHLHEEGAKLIVTDINKEAVQRAVEEFGARAVDPNEIYSVECDIYAPCALGATINDDTIPQLKAKVIAGAANNQLKETRHGDLIHELGIIYAPDYVINAGGVINVADELYGYNRERALKKVEQLYTSIEKVIEISKRDGIPTYLAADRMVEERIERMRNSRSQFLQNGHHILSRRISR; translated from the coding sequence ATGGAAATTTTCAAGTATTTAGAGACTTATGATTATGAGCAAGTGGTGTTTTGCCAAGATAAACAATCTGGGTTAAAAGCAATTATTGCCATTCATGATACTACACTTGGACCTGCTTTGGGTGGGACACGCATGTGGACATATGAGTCAGAGGATGCAGCAATTGAAGATGCACTTCGATTAGCAAAAGGGATGACTTATAAAAATGCTGCAGCAGGATTAAATCTTGGTGGAGGAAAAACAGTTATCATTGGTGATCCTCGAAAAGATAAGAACGAAGAAATGTTCCGAGCTTTTGGACGTTACATTCAAGGGCTAAATGGAAGATATATTACTGCTGAAGATGTTGGTACAACTGTTGCTGATATGGATTTAATTCATGAAGAGACAGATTATGTTACAGGTATCTCTCCAGCATTTGGTTCTTCAGGTAACCCATCACCTGTAACTGCTTATGGTGTATATAGAGGAATGAAGGCAGCAGCAAAAGCAGCTTTCGATTCAGATTCTCTTGAAGGAAAAGTAATTGCCGTACAGGGTGTTGGGAATGTCGCTTATAACCTATGCCGCCACTTGCACGAAGAAGGGGCAAAGTTAATTGTAACTGATATTAACAAAGAAGCAGTTCAACGTGCGGTTGAAGAATTTGGAGCTCGTGCAGTTGATCCTAATGAAATTTATAGTGTTGAATGTGATATCTATGCACCATGTGCATTAGGTGCAACAATCAATGACGATACAATTCCACAATTAAAAGCGAAAGTAATTGCTGGAGCTGCAAATAATCAATTAAAAGAAACTCGTCATGGTGATCTTATTCATGAATTGGGCATTATTTATGCACCTGACTATGTAATCAATGCGGGTGGAGTCATTAACGTTGCAGATGAACTTTATGGATATAACCGTGAACGGGCATTAAAGAAAGTTGAGCAGCTTTATACAAGTATTGAAAAGGTAATCGAAATTTCCAAACGCGATGGTATTCCAACTTATCTGGCTGCCGATCGTATGGTTGAAGAGAGAATTGAAAGAATGCGTAATTCAAGAAGCCAGTTCCTTCAGAACGGACATCACATTTTAAGTCGCAGAATCTCAAGATAA
- a CDS encoding DUF2627 domain-containing protein translates to MKRIIALAILVIPGIFAALGIKLMRDMTFGILQAPFPFLLLQFIVGLLFFIGGLGFVAGFIFHRDRKRNKVQPKFKK, encoded by the coding sequence ATGAAACGGATTATCGCCCTTGCTATTTTAGTCATTCCAGGAATTTTTGCCGCTTTAGGGATTAAATTAATGCGTGATATGACATTTGGTATTCTCCAAGCCCCCTTTCCATTTTTACTCCTACAATTTATCGTGGGCTTACTTTTCTTTATCGGAGGTCTAGGATTTGTAGCTGGCTTTATCTTCCATAGAGATCGTAAAAGAAATAAAGTACAACCGAAATTTAAAAAATAA
- a CDS encoding YycC family protein: MKPLQLSPETAIKLSKQLNVPLEQLMHMPQHILIQKLMELEKKQENK, from the coding sequence ATGAAACCGTTACAATTATCCCCAGAAACAGCCATTAAACTTTCTAAGCAGCTAAACGTTCCACTAGAACAGCTTATGCATATGCCACAGCATATTCTAATCCAAAAACTAATGGAATTGGAAAAGAAACAAGAAAATAAGTAG
- a CDS encoding glycerophosphodiester phosphodiesterase has translation MTQIFAHRGYSASFAENTMGAFYEAEKAGADGIELDVQLTKDGEIVVIHDEKVDRTTSGTGFVKDFLYKEIRNLNANHKGLKKEPIPSLIEVLEWMRTNKLVCNIELKNGLIPYEGMEEKVVQLVRRYGLADRIIISSFNHYSIVYSYRIAPEIETAPLFIEGIYMPWIYSQSIRARGIHPKHSSMSDNIIMNTMDNGIAVRPYTVNKDVDMHRFFNINCTAIITDDPVKALRIRKQYEKRP, from the coding sequence ATGACACAAATTTTTGCGCATCGTGGTTATTCGGCTTCTTTTGCTGAGAATACAATGGGCGCCTTTTATGAAGCAGAAAAGGCTGGAGCAGATGGTATAGAACTCGATGTTCAATTAACAAAAGACGGCGAGATTGTCGTTATTCACGATGAAAAAGTGGATAGAACCACAAGTGGTACTGGATTTGTTAAAGATTTTTTATATAAAGAAATTAGAAATCTAAATGCTAATCATAAGGGTCTTAAAAAAGAACCGATTCCATCCCTAATTGAAGTACTGGAGTGGATGCGGACAAACAAGCTTGTATGTAACATTGAACTAAAGAATGGGTTGATTCCGTATGAAGGAATGGAAGAAAAAGTCGTTCAGCTTGTTCGAAGGTATGGATTAGCTGATCGAATTATTATTTCCTCCTTTAATCACTATAGTATAGTCTATAGTTACAGGATAGCCCCAGAAATTGAAACAGCACCTCTATTTATTGAAGGGATTTATATGCCATGGATTTATTCACAATCGATTAGAGCAAGAGGGATTCACCCTAAACACTCATCGATGTCGGATAATATCATCATGAATACTATGGATAACGGGATTGCTGTGAGACCGTATACGGTCAATAAGGACGTAGATATGCACCGTTTCTTTAATATTAATTGCACGGCTATTATTACTGATGATCCTGTGAAGGCGCTTCGAATAAGGAAACAATATGAAAAGAGACCATAA